AGATCGTTGAGGCATTGCGCCAGTGTCTCGACATTCTCGACGCGACCGGTCACGTCAGTCGCGAATTTGACGACCTTGAACACCTTGCCGTTCATATCGAAGATCGGATTATAGGAGGCCTGGATGAACACCTTGCGGCCGCCCTTGCCGAGCCGCATGAACTCATCCGCAACCAGATCGCCGCCGGCAAGCCTCTGCCAGAACTGCTTATATTCCGACGATTGTGTATAGGCCGGATCGCAGAACATGGAATGATGTCTGCCCTGCACTTCACTGAGCGAATACCCCAGCGCCGCCAGGAAATTGTCGTTGGCGGTCAGAACCTCGCCCTCGGGGGAAAATTCGATGATGGCCTGCGCCCGCGACAGGGCATCGATCTTGCCCGCATCTTCCGCCGCCCTCAGTTTGCGTTCGGTGATATCGGTGGCGATCTTGACCACTTTCACCGGCCTGCCGCGGCGGAACACCGGATTATAGGAGGCCTCGATCCACACTTCGCGGCCTCCCTTGCCGATGCGCTTATATTGCCGCTGATCGAACTGGCCGGATGCAAGCTTGGACCAGAAGGCCTTGTAGTCCGGTGACGACACGACGGAGGGCTCGACGAACAGGCTGTGATGCCGGCCGACGATTTCGGCAAGCTCATAACCGATCGCCCGACAGAAACTTTCATTGGCCGTCAGAATCTTTCCGGAGAGGTCAAATTCTATGATGGCCTGGGATTTGGAAAGTGCGGCGAGAACCGCGACAGCATTGGCACCACGATCAAGAATAGTCACGCGCAGTCCTCCGATGAAATAAGTTCATATCGAAAATTATTCATGAATATTATGATTGCATTATTAAATAATATTTAAGGATAATATTGACTTTCGCCATCAGGATTGGGACGGCGGGGCCCGGAATTTTCGGAACGTTTTTCGCACGGTCGCATTTTATGCCTGATGAGGAATGGGCAATCGGCCATTGAATTCCACCGGCCGGGAAAGATTTCAACTTTGGGAGGATCATGCACATGGAAAAGAACACGATCTGTATCTGGTACGACAAGGACGCGGAGGCTGCCGCCAGATTTTATGCCGAGACCTTTCCCGATAGCGCCGTGACCGCCGTGCATCATGCGCCGAGCGATTTTCACTCCGGCAAGAAGGGCGATGTGCTGACCGTGCAATTCACCGTAGCCGGCGTTTCCTGCATCGGCCTCAACGGCGGACCGACCTTCAAGCACAGCGAGGCTTTCTCGTTCCAGATATCGACCGAAGACCAGGAAGAAACCGACCGTTACTGGAACGCCATCGTCGGCAATGGCGGTGAAGAAAGCGCCTGCGGATGGTGCAAGGACAAATGGGGGGTCTCCTGGCAGATCACGCCACGCGTGCTGATGGACGCCATGGCTGCCGGTGGCGCAGAGGCCAAACGCGCCTTCGACGCGATGATGGATATGAAGAAAATCGACGTCGCCGCCATCGAGGCCGCACGTCGCGGTTGACGCGGACGACCGACTCAGCAGCAAGTAGCGAAGTTAAGCAAAAATCGCAAGTGACTGAAAACTAAATAAAAAATTCTATTTCTAGGATTTAAGGCACATTTGCAGCCGCGCAGAATGCCCTGCGCGGCCAGTCATCACAAAACGTTCAACAAAATGTAAGCGAGCCGTCAAAGACGGCTGTTAGCAGAGCCCGTGGCGTCGTGCCGGGGACGTGATGTCCTTGCCGAGCAGGCCATCATTCCATTAACGGGGCTCAACTCATGAAATCTTCCGCTCTGACTTCCTTCGTGGCCGGCATTGCCGTCGCCGCCGCTTTCGGCGCAACGGCTGCCCACGCAGAAAAGACCAAGTTCGAATTCTGGTACGGCCTTTCCGGCGATCTCGGCGAGCGCGTTCAGGAAACCTGCAAGAAGTTCAACGATGCCCAGGCCGATTTCGAGATCGTCTGCACCTCGCAGAACGATTACGAATCCACCCTGCAGAACACCATTGCTGCCTATCGCGCCAAGAAACAGCCCGCCATCACCCAGATTTACGACGCCGGCACGTTGGATATGATGCTGTCCAAGGCCTTCGTTCCCGCCAAAAAGCTGATGGCCGACAATGGCTACAAGATCGACTGGAACAATTATTTCCCCGGCATCGCCAATTATTACGCCACGGCCTCGGGCGAGCTGAATTCCTTCCCCTATAATTCCTCCACCGCCGTCTTTTATTATAATGTCGATGCCTTCGAAAAAGCTGGCATCACCTTCAAGCCCGACACCTGGGAAGAGGTTGAGGAGGCTTCGAAGAAGCTTAAAGCCGCTGGTTTCGAATGCCCGCTCGCCTTCAACTTCGACACCTGGATGCTGATGGAGCAGTTCTCCGCCATCCACAATCAGCCGATCGCCACCAAGGCCAACGGCTATCAGGGTCTCGACGCCGAACTGACGATCAACAAGACCAAGTTCGTCGACCAGGTCAAATTCTTCAAGAAGATGCAGGACGAGAAGCTGTTCGTCGTCAAGACCAAGCAGCTCGGCATGGATATTCTGCCCGCCTTCACGTCGCAGACCTGCCAGATGTTCATGACCTCGATCGCCAACCACGGCACCGTCGGCAAAGGCATGCCAGCCGGCGTAAAGTGGGACGTCGTCATGCTGCCGATCTGGAAGGGCACAGAGCGTCACAATTCGCTGGTCGGCGGCGCTTCGCTGTGGGTCATGGCCGGTCGTCCGGATGCCGAATACAAGGGTGCCGCCGCATTCCTGAACTTCATCGCCCAGCCTGACATGGTTGAGTGGTGGTCAACGGTCACCGGCTACATCCCCGTCACCAAGACCGGTTTCGACGCCATGAAGGCCAACGGTTTTTACGACAAGGCTCCCTACAAAGGTCGCGAAAAGGCAATCGAAAGCCTGACCTTTACACCGCCTTCCGAATATACCCGCGGTATCCGCCTCGGCGGCTTCACGCAGATCCGCAAGGAAGTCGCGACCTCGCTTGAAGCCATCTTCATGCAGAACGCCGATATTCAGGCCGAACTCGACAAGGCCGTCGAGCGCTCCAATGCCGGTCTGCGCCGCTTCGAAAAGACCTATGAAGGCGCCAAGCTGAACTAAGCCCGTTTTCATTGCCGTCATAAGGCCTGTCCGGACATCCTCCGGGCAGGCCCGCCTCAATCTCGAACATTGCCGGTCTCCAATGGAAAAACGTACCGTTTTCAAAAGCACATGGCTGCCTGTGCTCTTCGCCCTACCGCAGTTCCTGCTCATCCTTCTGTTCTTCTATTGGCCGGTTGTCGCGGTACTGAACTGGGCATTCACCCTCGAACCGCCCTTCGGCGGCCCGGCGGAATTTGTGGGCCTCGCCAATTTCGTGGAGACCTTCGGCGATCCGATTTACTGGCAATCGATCGTCACGAGCCTGACCTTCGCCATCGTCGGACCGTTTTTTGCCATTCTCATCGGCCTCGTGCTGGCCCTTGCAGTCGATCGCCAGCTTCCCGGTTCAGGTTTCTTCCGGGTACTTTATATCCTGCCCTATGCGATTGCCGGTCCCGCCGCGGGCATGGCCTTCCGCTTCATCCTGTCACCGGAACGCGGTCTCGCCGCCTCGCTGAACGCCTGGTGGCCCGATATCTGGAACCCGGCCAAATATAATGAACATGCGCTGGCCCTCATCATTGTCATCTTCATCTGGAAATGGGCGGGCTACACCTTCATCTTCCTGTTCGCCGGCCTGCAATCGGTGCCGCGCTCGCTGACCGAGGCCGCTGCCATGGATGGTTCCGGGCCGATCCGCCGCGCCATCGACATCCAGGTGCCGCTGCTTGCGCCCACCCTGTTCTTCCTGACCGTTATCATGATGACCGAGGGTTTCGTCGGCGCCGATACATTCGGCATCGTCGCCTCCACGACCGAGGGTGGTCCAAACCACGCCACGGAAGTGATGGTCTATCGCATCGTCAGCGAGGCCTTCGAGGGGCTGAACTACTCCGGCGCCTCGGCCCAGAGCCTCGTCCTCATCGGCCTCATCATGGTCTTCACCTTCATTCAGTTCCGCTTCGTCGAGCGGCAAGTCCATTACAAGTGAGGCGGCGATGATCCAGCGCACACCCTATGCCGACGCCCTGACCTACGCGATCATGGTGGCGGGCTTTCTCCTGCTCATCGGCCCCTTCCTCGTCGTCATTTCCGGCGCGAGCCAGTCTGTTCAGCAGGTCAACAGCGTGCCGTTCAGCTTCATGCCGCAAGGCGAATTCCTCGCCAATGCGCAGACCGCCTGGGCACGCGCGAATCTTGGCAACGCCCTCTGGAACAGCCTGATCATGGCGACGCTGGTGACCATCGGCAAGGTGGCGCTTTCCGCCTTCACCGCCTTCGCCATCGTCTTCTTCCGCTCGCCGCTGAAGCATCTGTTCTTCTGGACGGTCTTCATCACCCTGATGCTGCCGCTCGAAGTGCGCGTGGTCCCGACCTATTCGGTCGCCGCCGATCTTTTCCAGCCGCTCCGCTCCATTCTCGGCCTGTTCGGCATCGAGATGACGCTGGAATGGAACCTCCTGAACTCCTATGCCGGCCTGACCCTGCCGCTTGTCGCCACAGCCACCGGCACCTTTCTCTACCGGCAGTTCTTCATGACGATCCCGGACGAGCTGGCCGAAGCGGCCCGCATGGATGGTTCGGGCGCCGCACGTTTCTTCGTCGACATGCTGCTGCCGCTCTCGCGCACCAACATGCTGGCACTCACCACCATCATGTTCGTTTATGCCTGGAACCAGTATCTGTGGCCGCTGCTGATGGTCACGGACCCTTCCTACAAGACGGTGATGATGTCGCTCAGGGCGCTGTTGCCCGCCGATGACGGCACCCCGGACTGGAACGTGACGCTGGCCGGTTCCCTCATCATCATCCTGCCGCCGCTTTTCGTCGTGGCCTTCCTGCAACGCTGGTTCGTCCGTGGCCTCGTCTCGTCCGACAAGTGACGCGCGGCTTTCAACAACAAGGTTTTCTATCATGGCTCAGATCGATATTCGTCAGGTCCGCAAATCCTATGGCAAGACGCCGACCCTGCACGGGGTGGATCTTTCTTTCGACTCCGGCGAATTCGTCGTCATCCTCGGCCCTTCGGGCTGCGGCAAATCCACGCTTCTGCGCATGATCGCCGGCCTGGAGGAGATCACCTCGGGCGAGATCGCCATCGGCGGGCGCGTGGTCAACACGCTGGAGCCGCGTGAGCGCGGCTGTGCCATGGTGTTCCAGAATTATGCGCTTTATCCGCATATGTCGGTGGCCGCCAATATCGGTTATGCGCTGAAGGTCGCCGGCGTTCCAAAGGCCGAGCGCCAGCGCCGCATCGAGGAGACCGCCAAGATTGTCGGCCTGTCCGACTATCTGGAACGCAAGCCGGCCGCCCTTTCCGGCGGCCAGCGCCAGCGCGTGGCCATGGCCCGCGCCATCATCCGCGAACCCGCCGTGTTTCTGTTCGACGAGCCGCTGTCCAACCTCGATGCCAAGCTGCGCGTATCCATGCGCGCTGAAATCCGCAAGCTGCACCAGCGCCTCTCGGCCACCTCCATTTTCGTCACCCACGACCAGGTGGAAGCCATGACGCTGGCCGACCGGCTGGTGGTGATGAACAAGGGCAATGTCGAGCAGGTCGGCCATCCGCTCGATATCTATCACCGCCCGGCCAGCACCTTTGTCGCCTCCTTCATCGGCTCACCCGCCATGAACCTTTTTACCACAAAGGTGGAAGTGGAGACCCCTGCCGTGATACTCTCCGGTACCCCGGTGAAACTCTTCCCGGAAACCGCGCTGGAACTGCGCGGCCGCAATGTGACGGTCGGCATCCGCCCGGAACAATGCGTGGTGAGCATGGATGGCCCCGGCGTGCCTGCTATCGTGGATTTCGTCGAAGAACTTGGCTCCGGTCGCATCGTGCATGCGGACATAGCCGGCGAAACCTTCTCTGCCGCCATCGGTGAGGATCTCCTGGTAAAACCCGGCCAGCGCATCCATCTCGATCTTCCCACCGCCCATCTCCATTTCTTCGACCCGGCCACCGGCAAGCGGATCGAAACGGAGGGAACGGCGGAGACTGCCCGAAGCAAGAACGAGACGCTGCTCGCGGTTTGAGGCGGGTGCAAGATATGTCCGTCGCGGTTTAGAAAATTCTCTGCCCGCGCCGGACAAGCAATCGAGTGACCGTCACCCTTTCACGCCTGACGAAATCATGATCGCTTCCGTGACGCGTCGCTGGAAGACGACATAGGCGATGATGACCGGTAGCGCCGC
This is a stretch of genomic DNA from Agrobacterium fabrum str. C58. It encodes these proteins:
- a CDS encoding VOC family protein, producing the protein MEKNTICIWYDKDAEAAARFYAETFPDSAVTAVHHAPSDFHSGKKGDVLTVQFTVAGVSCIGLNGGPTFKHSEAFSFQISTEDQEETDRYWNAIVGNGGEESACGWCKDKWGVSWQITPRVLMDAMAAGGAEAKRAFDAMMDMKKIDVAAIEAARRG
- a CDS encoding extracellular solute-binding protein gives rise to the protein MKSSALTSFVAGIAVAAAFGATAAHAEKTKFEFWYGLSGDLGERVQETCKKFNDAQADFEIVCTSQNDYESTLQNTIAAYRAKKQPAITQIYDAGTLDMMLSKAFVPAKKLMADNGYKIDWNNYFPGIANYYATASGELNSFPYNSSTAVFYYNVDAFEKAGITFKPDTWEEVEEASKKLKAAGFECPLAFNFDTWMLMEQFSAIHNQPIATKANGYQGLDAELTINKTKFVDQVKFFKKMQDEKLFVVKTKQLGMDILPAFTSQTCQMFMTSIANHGTVGKGMPAGVKWDVVMLPIWKGTERHNSLVGGASLWVMAGRPDAEYKGAAAFLNFIAQPDMVEWWSTVTGYIPVTKTGFDAMKANGFYDKAPYKGREKAIESLTFTPPSEYTRGIRLGGFTQIRKEVATSLEAIFMQNADIQAELDKAVERSNAGLRRFEKTYEGAKLN
- a CDS encoding carbohydrate ABC transporter permease, encoding MEKRTVFKSTWLPVLFALPQFLLILLFFYWPVVAVLNWAFTLEPPFGGPAEFVGLANFVETFGDPIYWQSIVTSLTFAIVGPFFAILIGLVLALAVDRQLPGSGFFRVLYILPYAIAGPAAGMAFRFILSPERGLAASLNAWWPDIWNPAKYNEHALALIIVIFIWKWAGYTFIFLFAGLQSVPRSLTEAAAMDGSGPIRRAIDIQVPLLAPTLFFLTVIMMTEGFVGADTFGIVASTTEGGPNHATEVMVYRIVSEAFEGLNYSGASAQSLVLIGLIMVFTFIQFRFVERQVHYK
- a CDS encoding ABC transporter permease subunit, with the protein product MIQRTPYADALTYAIMVAGFLLLIGPFLVVISGASQSVQQVNSVPFSFMPQGEFLANAQTAWARANLGNALWNSLIMATLVTIGKVALSAFTAFAIVFFRSPLKHLFFWTVFITLMLPLEVRVVPTYSVAADLFQPLRSILGLFGIEMTLEWNLLNSYAGLTLPLVATATGTFLYRQFFMTIPDELAEAARMDGSGAARFFVDMLLPLSRTNMLALTTIMFVYAWNQYLWPLLMVTDPSYKTVMMSLRALLPADDGTPDWNVTLAGSLIIILPPLFVVAFLQRWFVRGLVSSDK
- a CDS encoding sn-glycerol-3-phosphate import ATP-binding protein UgpC, whose product is MAQIDIRQVRKSYGKTPTLHGVDLSFDSGEFVVILGPSGCGKSTLLRMIAGLEEITSGEIAIGGRVVNTLEPRERGCAMVFQNYALYPHMSVAANIGYALKVAGVPKAERQRRIEETAKIVGLSDYLERKPAALSGGQRQRVAMARAIIREPAVFLFDEPLSNLDAKLRVSMRAEIRKLHQRLSATSIFVTHDQVEAMTLADRLVVMNKGNVEQVGHPLDIYHRPASTFVASFIGSPAMNLFTTKVEVETPAVILSGTPVKLFPETALELRGRNVTVGIRPEQCVVSMDGPGVPAIVDFVEELGSGRIVHADIAGETFSAAIGEDLLVKPGQRIHLDLPTAHLHFFDPATGKRIETEGTAETARSKNETLLAV